TCTAAAAAAAATTTAAAAAGGCAATAACGCAAGCCGTCTTGTAAAGGACGGTGGATATATAAGCAGCTGAAGGGAGATAATGACGTGGCATCACATCCAGCCGCTAATATTTCTCCTTTATCCTCCCAGTCCAAAGGTGCCCACTACCAAAAGCAAAAACACAATAAAAGCAAGACGCACGCTTTTACCCGGAAACTCAAAGAGAGAAGAAGAGGAGTTGCAACTTTTACCCTTACTCTCTGTTTGACCGACACCGAGTCGACCAAAACACAACACAAACTCATCACTCTTCAATCTGAGATGCCGAATGAAGCCAGCCCAGTAAGTTGGACAAGCTAAAGATCCAATCTTTGTGTCGTTTGTTCAGATTCTCAGCATCCCCAACAACAAAAGGTTTGAAATTTGATCTCTGTTTGGTCCCTTTGTTTGAGTATCAACAAGGCTTAGGATTCATTCACTCACTCACTAGGGTTAAGTGTTTCCCGAGCTCTCTCTGATACTATAGTTCAATACAAATCTGGAAACTTGGAATTGGATTGTTAGAGAAGTTGGTTGTATCTGTTAAACTTTGCAAAATGCAACCTCGGAGGCATGAGGGTTTCAGTAGACAGCAGCCTCCAGAGCCTAAATTACATCCTGAGTACCGATTCGAATCTGGTGCTGCTGCCAACAACCCTGATGGTAGTGCTAGTGTTAGTAGGAGGAGACCTGAGGAGGTACACCGGACTATTATTAGGAGGAGTTTGAGCCCTCAGCAAGATCATCTTGCTGTCAGTCAAAGGAATGTTGCGAGGAGGGAGTACAGCTGGCATTTGGGCAGCCGTGGCCGTAGGATTGATCCCGTGCGGCGCAGGTCAAGATCGGGGTCACCGCTGCGGCTGCCTTATGGTGAACTGAGGAAAATGTCACAATTTGAGGAGGAAGAGGAAGACGGGGATTTTCGTAGGAGTTATTCACCGCCACCACCAGTACCTGTTCCGGTGTCTGTTCCTTTGGAGTTAAAACAGAGACATGACGGAGGTGAGGCTGGGAGTTATGGTGGCAGTGATGATCTAAATGGTAGGCGAGTTTATGGCTCTGAGCATAATGATTTTGGAATCAGTAAAGAGGAACTGAATGAAAGCAGATTGTTAGCTGGCGGTAAACATGGGACGTTAGGTCAAAAATCAATCCATATAGAAGATAGTGCTGTAAGAGGATCAAAAACCGTGTTCATTGAAGGTGACACTGTGCCAGGAGCATATCATTCTCCTCCAAGCCTTGGTCCTGTTATAACTCAAAGGGCAAGGGGTGGCTGCCTACCATCATCAACGCGTGGCATGAGTGTACGTCGATCTGACCAAGAAAGGCTTCATTATTCGCACCCTGTATCTTTGGATAGATTACCAGTGACAGAAGTCTACAAAGAAGGAAAGAAACCCGCTTTTCCTACAAGGGATGGCTTCCATTCCATGATGTCAGGATCTCATTCCAAGGATTACTTTGCTAGCTCCTCAACAGGGTTGAGGAATGACTTCCAAGATCCCTATCGGCATGACCAGCACATGCCTTCTTTGGAGGAATTTTCAAGAAGTAGAAAACTAAAAGATTCGGTAAGCATTAATGCATATAGGGAAAGACCGGTAGTAGAGTTTGCTCGAGATCCTGATTCTGGGCAGAAGAATCTGAAATTTTACCAGAGAGATAGTCCTACTAGAGTTGAGTATGATGATGACTATTATTTCTACCCGAACTCAAGGGGAATGATATTTGATGATCGTGAGCTTCCATCTGATCACTTACACAAAGTTATGCATCCACGAGTACCACTTGACTATGACCATTCTCGAATTGGATATGATCACAGAACTGTGTCAAGATCTAGTACCATGCTCCCTGTTGTGGACAGAATTGATAATATTGAGGATTATTCTGGAAATTCGAGAAAGGGCATTGTGCTGAATACTTCTACTTTAGAAAGGCACACACTATCAGACTACCCAGATAGAAGCAGAATATCAAGTACATCAAAGCAGGGTGGAGAATATATGGGTTCTGGACACATGCATGGCAAGTCTGGAAGGAGAATATCACAAGACTATGAAATAAATCATTTGGGTGCAGCGCAAGTTTGTCAAATCTCACATCTGAAAGAAGATTATGGTATTGAAAGAGAAAGAAACCTGAAGTTTCAGGACAGGCAGTCTCCTGTGACCAAATACGACGCGGAAAAGCATAGAAATACTATTAGAATGCAGAGTATAAGAGACAAGCTTGGAGTATATGAACCATCAGATAGGATGCTGAAAAGAAAATATGTTAATGAAGAGCATGGAAGTATCCATAATCCTAGAGAAATTATGTCAGGTAACTGGAATACATCTAGAGAGTTTCAAGATTGGTATGATAGTGGTGAAGAGTGGAATGGTGAAGATGTAGGGTCTGTGTATACATCTAGATCAGCAAGAGTGGGCCATAATGAATACTCTAAGGCCAAGAGGAAATACACTGGAATAGACCAGTATGATGAATTTGCATCAGATGATCGGCTGCTGTCTCAAGACTCTTTGGCGCATTCACAAAGGCACTCAGTTAGATATTATAAAAATGGTGATCAGTATGGCAAGGGCCACCAAAACTATGGTTCATTAAGTAGGCATAGGTCACAGCAAGTTGACATAAAAAGTGGCTTTCACAAACAGCACAAAGTTTGGAAGAGAAGTGATAATTATCTAGAGGATGACCTCGTAGGTGATGATAATGATGCTGATCCATCAGAAGATGGGCTGAGTTCTGCAGCTCTTGAGCCATCAGAGGATTCTGAGGAGTTTATGCAATTGGTACACGAAGCCTTCCTAAGATACTCTAAACAATTAAATATGCACCAGGGTGTTCGGAGGAGATACATGGAACAAGGAAAGGCTGGAACTTTGTTCTGCATCGTATGTGGCCGAAGGTTTGTTTTCTTTTCTGTCATGTTCTTTAAAAAGCGGATTCCTGTTTTATCATTTCAGTCCGGAGTTTTTAAATATACACTTACAGATGCGGTCAACTTAGTATGCTATAACTTTGAGATTTGTTACTTGGATTTTTATATAGTTGATTTTACATTGTTGTTCGAGTACTTAGAGGTGGATGGTGGATTCAAGTCAATGTGGTACAGGAATGTACAATGTGGTTCAAAGGTGCATCATGATGCTACTTCAAGCAGCTTTTATGATGTTAGGTTTTAATGAAAATTATATCATGTCATGGTCTTTGGATTCCATCTATGATCGTTCAATAAATTGCTAGTTGGACAATGGTGTTTGTGGATATGTTCACTATATCCTGGTTGACATTTCTAATTAAATCGCTTTTTTTGGGAATGACCCCGTTCAAGTGATGATGAAAAGGCGATAGTGCAGTTGATGGTGACTTACTGGGTGGATCATTTCTTTGGTTCCTTTTTTGCTGACAGGACCAAACTAAAATGCAGATGTGCTGTCTAATACTTTTAGGTTTCAGTGTTGGAGTGATAACTTGCAAATGGTTGTTTTTGGGTCCTAGGGCATTTGGGTTGTAAATCCACATGGGTGTAAACAAGGTGTACTTATTGATTCAAATCCCAGAAGTGAAAACAGGCGACTCATCCTTGTCTAGTAAAATATTGCTCCAGAGTCTATAGTAGTATTGTATAGATCTGACTATAAAATGAACAGTCCGTTTTAAGGTGGTTGAGGTTGTTGGGTAAGAAAGGAGAAAGAAGGATCTGTAACAGAAGTTGGGGTGATAGGCCAAGTGGGAAACGAACTGTGAGTAGGTTAAAGTTCCCTTTCTGTTGAGCACCTGGAAGTGACTTAACATTTAGTGACGATGCAATCAACCATTAATCTGCTGGTTGATTAATGGAAGACCTATAATTATTGGATGGCATTCTTGTTGGTTGTCTGTTAAGTGATCTCCGTGTATTTTGTATTACCAAGCCCCCAAGTAAAATTCTTTACCAAAATCTAGAGATTGTAAACACACTTTACGACTAGGCGAACTTTCCAAATCCATTTCTCTTGGTCATAATATATCTTTGTGGGGAGCTCTTCAGAGGAAAACTTTTTCGCCTGTCAGGTTCTTAAATATGTCACCTTCTTCCAGTATTTATGCATTTTCTTAGGAAAGGGTATCACTAATCATAAACAGGGTGATAAAGCTTGAGGGGCAGAAGTCTTGTCAAGATCTGGACTGTCATTGCGGTCCTCTCTTACTGCTCCTGTTTTGATGTATACTTCACGAGATCTCTTTCTGTATCAGACTTTGTCTTAGTGTTTTTAATCTGATATAAGCCTGTATGAAACCTGCCAGAAGGAGGTCTGGTAGAATACAGCTAAGACTGCCGTATCTTTAATAATACAGGGATGGTAAAAGTCTTGTAGCAAATGGGAAAATCTGAGTGAAACAAGGTCTTGCAGCTAATGGCCATTTAATAGTATTTGTATTTACTTTTTCCTCTGGTCAACTTTTTTAGTCTTGTTCTATTAATCTTTTTTCTAACTTTTGAAAAGATATCATAATTTTCTCTTCCTTCTGTTATGTGTTAATTACTAGTGAGTGCACATATGATTTTATTGTTTTGATATTGGTAGAAGTGAAAATCATGAGTGGCCGTCCTTTTACAGTTTGTCACTTCCTTTTTCTTCCTGTTACAGCTTCTCGAAGGAGTTCATGGACACTCAACGATTGGTTACACATGCATTTATGTCTAAAAAAGCTGGGTTGAGAGCACAACACTTGGGACTTCTCAAAGCAGTTTGTGCTCTGTTGGGGTGGAGTACTGCTATCCCCACTGACATTGTACTGTGGGTTCCCCAAGTCTTGCCGCAGGCAGAAGCTTTGGCTCAGAAGGAAGATTTGATTCTTTGGCCTCCAGTCATCATTATCCACAATGTTTCTATGTCAGACAACAATCCTGAAAATTGGAAGGTTGTAAGTATTGAAGATCTTGAGGCTTTTCTAAGAGGTGGGTGGTTGTGTTTTAACTGTTTTATAAAAAATTTCAACCCTACATATAAGGGATGGTAGAGCATGATTTGATAGGATTTATGAAAAATAAGAATTAAAAAAAAATGAATTGAGAAAAAACAAGAATGATCTGTATAACCATGTGTAAAATTTTACTCGCTGACTGAGTTTACTTATTGTAAGCTTCATATTCTGCCAAATCTTGATAGATTGGTTTGTATTGTACTCAGTGTTGAATACAATTTTTGTTTTGAATTCCATCTTTTGGGTTCTCTATGAAATGGCAGGTAAAGGTTTAATTAGGGGGCGAATCAAGATGTGCCTGGGGAAGCCTGCTGATCAAAGTGTTGTGTTGGTGAAGTTCTTGGGAACTTTCACTGGGCTTGGGAATGCAGAGAGGATTCATAAGTACTTTGCAGAGCAGAACCGTGGCAGAGCAGACTTTGAGCGAGCAACCTCCAACAACGGAAATATAGTTGAAGCAGGAATCCCAGGTGACAGTGTGGAGGAGCGACTTTTACATGGATATATGGGGATTGCAGAGGACTTAGACAAAGTAGATTTTAATACCAGGAACTGGAGTTTGATAAAGAGCAAGAAGGAGATTCAGGACTTGGCCAATGCTCCTGTTAAACCTTGATGAGAGAGGTAGCTTTATATGTGGGTACAGATACTAATTTAGGACTGGATAACGCTATACAGCCGAACAGTTCTATTAATCTGACATGTAATGTGGATTTCTTTGGAAATATGTGGGACTGGTGTGATTGTATAATGTCCTAGGTTGGAGAGAACAGTTGAGTTACATTCACGATTTATGATCATGTTTAAAGGAGAACAAGAAGGAATATTTTGTAAAAATTGAATGAACTCTATTAAGAACTTGTTGCAAGGATAGTCAACTAATAAGTCTGCCATTTATAACATGAATTGCAGGATCACAATCAGGCACAAAATTTGTGGTCCAAGAAGGTTTACTTTTGTTAAATTTGCTTTTTGATAGTCGCTAATCAAATCATTTCACCTACAGCCAAGGAAACGCAAAGCTTCGTCACCTCCTATCTGCTACGACCAAATGCGATGCTTAATCACCTTTAATCACCTTCAGGCTTCAGCTTTAATTTTGGCAATTTTGAGAATCACATCAAATCTACATCTTAATCTCCCTCTTGTTTAGTCCCCACTAAAAGCTAGTTTGTCTGTTGCATATACCAAGAAGTAAATGCAAATAAAAGAACAAAACACCATAAAAGTGATGGAAGTCGATCTTTTTCTGAGCTTTTGTTGGTTCTTTTTTTCTGTTACCAAGAAAATAGACCAAGTCAAATTATACACTATTGGTAATGGTGTGAGGTTATAATAATACAGAATGTACATTCAATCAAAACCTATACAAAATCATACTAATCCAACACTTGTTCTTCCAAAGGCTTCAAAAACAGCCATATAGGGCATTAAGGCTGCGCTCCTTCCTGTAATAAAAAATTGGTTATTTTCCATTTCCAACTATCATCAGGAACACCTAATTGCACCTAAATTGGTCAATCAAGTACATAAACAGCAGCAGCGTCTGGTGATCCGAGAACTTGAGCAGCTTCAGCAATTCTAAATGCCATTGCAGCTTTGTAAGTTGCCAAATCAGCATTCTGCATAAGTACCTGAGCTCTCTGTCGTTTGCGGATAGCTAAATCCACAGATCTGTCTGCTGCCGCTTTTGCCTCTTCCACTTTAAGCACAGCATTTTGTTCTTGCAAAGCATCTTGTTCAGCAGCCATTGCTGTACATGAATACGAGTCAAGAATATAAGTTCCATTGCAATCAAAATATACCATATCTTTCAAGAAGAACATTGCTAATTGGCTTCACTTGAAAACTTCCAAGGCACAGAAGACACAATACAATTGACCAATCATATGATTCCACCAAAAACATAGAATTTGCAGCAGATCAAGCCATACATTAAGAAGCGATACTTAGTACAGCTAACTTCTTTTCTGTTATACAGAGCATAACCCTTTCCACTGTTAATTTGCGGCAGATCATGCCATACATTAAGAAACAATACATAATAATACAGCTAACTTCTTTTCTGTACATACAAAGTATAACCCTTTCCAGTGTTTCAGGTATTTTATAGATTTTCCTAATAGTAACAAAAGAACAATTAACATCCTTTAAAGACTATTGGTTGTGGCAATAACACACTAACACTCAGCACACCTCAATCCCCTTTATTTTTGCATGCAACGTGAACAGATGAGCTCATTTAAATTCCGGCTGCTTTCAAACATCCTATCATTCTTGTTTATTTTTCAGGAGAAGGATACTTTACTAATGTATTAGTTTCTGTTATTTTCAAAAATATAGACATGATAATCATGTCACTTGGTGTCTTATTAAAAATAATGTCAAATAAGCTCTGTATAATTGTGTAACTCATTTTTTAACCACTACCACAACCAAATAAAGCAGTGAAATTACCTTGCAAGAAACTTGGTTGTTTTCCTCTGCCACATTGACTCGGTTGTCGTTTGAATGATCTTCTCTTGCGCATTACAGGCTTTGAGTCCAGCAGTGGCCTTTTCACTTGATGCCCCTGTTAGAGAGGACGGTTATGTTAATAGTCAACCCAATCATCAGTACTAAAACATATGGACAGGCAAAAGTACAAAAAATTCAGATAAAAAAGGTGTTGTGGATTCAACAAATATCAGATTGACATGATCCTACCAACAAATACTGAAAAAAGAAGGCGGCGGCTTTAAATAGCACCACATTCGAACATTCACTACTACTGACTGACAACACCCACAGAGACTAAACTTCAACAGATAGTATACCATTTGTGAACAACAATCATCATATACAATTACCTATAGTTATTCATGAGAGTAATTACCAAGACAAACCCATATATAACTGAATTAACAAGTCAAACCAGAGATTCTTCCAATACATAAGAACTTGAAGAAGATATATTACCGAAATGTAAAACATCTGAAGAGTAATATATAACTTGTACCTGGAAGACCCTAAGCAATGAAGACTTTTTCTGCTTCCTTTTATTCATCCAATAACTATATACAACTTCTACAACTTCCCTCTTCCCCATGTCCAGAAAATGCCCAGCAGTAGCAACTCCATCAGAAAAATCATATGGTTTGCTGTAAAATGCCTTCTCAAAGGCATCAACCATTAATTCAAATTTATCCTCAGAAACATGATCATGAAGTTCAAAGTCCTCGTTGAGCTTCTTCAGCCATTCCTCATCTTCAGAGTCCATGTCATAATTCGCAGTCTTCTTTGCAAAGGATCTAGACACCTCATCCTCCTTCACAGATATGTATGACTCCGGTATGAGAAACGGTAAACTGTGGGTATCTGCATACCCTGGGACTTCACGCACCCCTGGCACAGGAATGGATTTCGCAGGGGCATTACGGTCAGAAGCTGGTTCAGGAATGAACTCAATTGCAGCATTACGATCAGAACATTCCTTGTAAAGCTCCTTGAAAGTAATCCACTGACTTCGATCCGGAAACTCTAGCCTCAAAATATCACTATCTGGAGACCAGATAATATCATGTGTAAAACGGTTGGAGCCCGGCCTTATCACTTTATCTTTCTCAGCTTTGTGGGTAAGTCGCGTTAATCCATCTTTCTTGACCACAAGGAGCCACTCTCCAGAAGAAGAGGCTTCTAGCATAATGGTTAAACCAACTTCCCTATAGCATCTGTCTGATTCAGAGACCAATAAGTTAGCGG
Above is a window of Fragaria vesca subsp. vesca linkage group LG7, FraVesHawaii_1.0, whole genome shotgun sequence DNA encoding:
- the LOC101309871 gene encoding uncharacterized protein LOC101309871, which encodes MQPRRHEGFSRQQPPEPKLHPEYRFESGAAANNPDGSASVSRRRPEEVHRTIIRRSLSPQQDHLAVSQRNVARREYSWHLGSRGRRIDPVRRRSRSGSPLRLPYGELRKMSQFEEEEEDGDFRRSYSPPPPVPVPVSVPLELKQRHDGGEAGSYGGSDDLNGRRVYGSEHNDFGISKEELNESRLLAGGKHGTLGQKSIHIEDSAVRGSKTVFIEGDTVPGAYHSPPSLGPVITQRARGGCLPSSTRGMSVRRSDQERLHYSHPVSLDRLPVTEVYKEGKKPAFPTRDGFHSMMSGSHSKDYFASSSTGLRNDFQDPYRHDQHMPSLEEFSRSRKLKDSVSINAYRERPVVEFARDPDSGQKNLKFYQRDSPTRVEYDDDYYFYPNSRGMIFDDRELPSDHLHKVMHPRVPLDYDHSRIGYDHRTVSRSSTMLPVVDRIDNIEDYSGNSRKGIVLNTSTLERHTLSDYPDRSRISSTSKQGGEYMGSGHMHGKSGRRISQDYEINHLGAAQVCQISHLKEDYGIERERNLKFQDRQSPVTKYDAEKHRNTIRMQSIRDKLGVYEPSDRMLKRKYVNEEHGSIHNPREIMSGNWNTSREFQDWYDSGEEWNGEDVGSVYTSRSARVGHNEYSKAKRKYTGIDQYDEFASDDRLLSQDSLAHSQRHSVRYYKNGDQYGKGHQNYGSLSRHRSQQVDIKSGFHKQHKVWKRSDNYLEDDLVGDDNDADPSEDGLSSAALEPSEDSEEFMQLVHEAFLRYSKQLNMHQGVRRRYMEQGKAGTLFCIVCGRSFSKEFMDTQRLVTHAFMSKKAGLRAQHLGLLKAVCALLGWSTAIPTDIVLWVPQVLPQAEALAQKEDLILWPPVIIIHNVSMSDNNPENWKVVSIEDLEAFLRGKGLIRGRIKMCLGKPADQSVVLVKFLGTFTGLGNAERIHKYFAEQNRGRADFERATSNNGNIVEAGIPGDSVEERLLHGYMGIAEDLDKVDFNTRNWSLIKSKKEIQDLANAPVKP
- the LOC101310159 gene encoding uncharacterized protein LOC101310159, coding for MPMFSVDFSAVPLCFMHMHSNMHFKYIFRPILPVNHLNDEQVDDDDDDVNQCGSESDKCVVLHEVDHTDNRPLHPLVKVPKLGCKSTMMYRNGLGSRAGIQKRRSSLRRRRSFVAIWKHSGALVSELRSIKKNGLSYSSVALNQKLRRSDSTCSAKNSKADRLVLDFDSTCCSANLLVSESDRCYREVGLTIMLEASSSGEWLLVVKKDGLTRLTHKAEKDKVIRPGSNRFTHDIIWSPDSDILRLEFPDRSQWITFKELYKECSDRNAAIEFIPEPASDRNAPAKSIPVPGVREVPGYADTHSLPFLIPESYISVKEDEVSRSFAKKTANYDMDSEDEEWLKKLNEDFELHDHVSEDKFELMVDAFEKAFYSKPYDFSDGVATAGHFLDMGKREVVEVVYSYWMNKRKQKKSSLLRVFQGHQVKRPLLDSKPVMRKRRSFKRQPSQCGRGKQPSFLQAMAAEQDALQEQNAVLKVEEAKAAADRSVDLAIRKRQRAQEGAQP